A stretch of Macadamia integrifolia cultivar HAES 741 chromosome 7, SCU_Mint_v3, whole genome shotgun sequence DNA encodes these proteins:
- the LOC122083781 gene encoding lateral signaling target protein 2 homolog: MARIAVTLTLIFSLFLLSHARIHPNEPENLLVEWDPSTSNEPKILLPSERPKEDAVLSEEVAEFESTGTELPESDDVATVGTPITSSETSISSMDEVDHHHHHHHKKHKKHCFHFQFKFPFLFHKHCHHHKNHTHCDHHKKNHSNSENEDKEMEKHLDSRIVSEEIPSGEDLIMARTAEFHHEDGEGMMKHHKKEWKKEKEGKMKKHHKKEWKKEKKDGGLMRFFRKLFKHFH, encoded by the coding sequence ATGGCCAGAATAGCAGTTACTCTGACTCTCATCTTCTCCCTATTCCTTCTTTCCCACGCTCGTATCCACCCCAACGAACCAGAGAATCTACTCGTCGAATGGGACCCTTCAACTTCAAACGAGCCCAAAATCCTTCTCCCTTCCGAGAGACCCAAAGAAGATGCTGTTCTCTCAGAGGAAGTTGCCGAATTTGAATCCACCGGCACTGAGCTGCCGGAATCTGACGATGTCGCAACCGTCGGAACTCCGATTACTTCGTCGGAGACTAGTATCAGTTCGATGGATGAGGTggatcaccaccaccaccaccaccacaagaaGCACAAGAAACACTGCTTCCATTTCCAATTCAAGTTCCCCTTCCTTTTCCACAAACACTGCCATCATCACAAGAACCATACACACTGCGATCATCATAAGAAGAACCACTCAAACTCCGAGAATGAAGACAAGGAGATGGAGAAACACTTGGACTCACGCATCGTCAGTGAAGAGATCCCATCTGGCGAAGACTTAATCATGGCTAGGACTGCAGAGTTTCACCATGAGGATGGCGAAGGGATGATGAAACACCATAAGAAGGagtggaagaaagagaaggaaggaaagatGAAGAAGCACCATAagaaggaatggaagaaagaaaagaaagatggagGCCTTATGAGGTTTTTCAGGAAACTCTTCAAGCAC
- the LOC122084846 gene encoding cysteine proteinase inhibitor 1-like: MEKAQSSILLLVFFVSLSCLLFNGASAVVTKPTTTGGGWLPFKNVTDSQIRNVGSFAVNEHNKEAKDNLHFVAVKAAMYQVVKGINYKLALTAKDHGGVAGHYAAEVYIYKHGRNSVKKLIAFSKFH, from the coding sequence atggagaaagccCAGTCATCCATTCTTCTGcttgttttctttgtttctctctcatgTCTTCTCTTTAATGGAGCTTCTGCTGTTGTTACTAAGCCAACAACTACCGGCGGTGGCTGGCTTCCGTTTAAGAATGTGACCGATTCACAAATTCGAAACGTTGGAAGTTTCGCAGTAAATGAACATAACAAGGAGGCAAAGGATAATCTCCATTTTGTTGCTGTGAAGGCTGCTATGTATCAAGTTGTTAAGGGAATAAACTATAAGCTTGCTTTGACTGCGAAAGACCATGGTGGTGTTGCTGGTCATTATGCGGCTGAAGTGTACATTTACAAACATGGCCGGAATAGTGTTAAGAAGCTCATTGCCTTCAGTAAATTTCATTGA